A single genomic interval of uncultured Desulfobacter sp. harbors:
- a CDS encoding 30S ribosomal protein S1: MNDRFEDDSAQNTDQGTNEMSFEQMLDAYDSKIGREFKPGDMVEGQIIAIGENSIYLDTGTKSDGVVDKSELLDENGEFQYSVGDILKLYVVSLSESEVILSKAVSGAGMAAMIEDAYHGRTPVEGRVSGVVKGGFSVEVLGKRAFCPVSQIDVKYVETPEDYEGQTHHFLITRYEEKGRNIVVSRRELLKEQIREEREAFMKELAEGDTVQGKVIKLMSYGAFIELAPGVEGMAHISELSWSRVEKPEEVVRVDDILPVKVLKIEKPLSDSPKISLSVKQTSGNPWDNVGTTFSTGDQVSGKVVRLTSFGAFVEIAPGIDGLVHISEMSHVKRVLRPEDEVSVGETIQVMIKAIDMDSKRISLSMKDAAGDPWTGVLAKYPAGSVVDGTLEKKEGFGLFIRLEPGITGLMPMSNLRQSANAGKIESLKPGDAVQVLVQEVDEDNRRMTLAPPDQKSSGNWKQFAKSAKGGSSFGSMESILRAALEKKK, translated from the coding sequence ATGAACGACAGGTTTGAGGACGACAGCGCTCAGAATACTGACCAGGGCACCAATGAGATGAGCTTTGAACAGATGCTTGATGCCTATGATTCAAAAATCGGCCGGGAATTTAAGCCCGGAGATATGGTGGAAGGACAGATCATTGCCATTGGAGAAAATTCGATTTACCTGGACACGGGAACAAAGTCCGATGGTGTGGTGGATAAGTCCGAGCTGCTGGATGAAAATGGTGAATTTCAGTATTCCGTGGGTGATATCCTTAAACTGTATGTGGTTTCCTTGAGCGAAAGCGAAGTGATTCTGTCCAAGGCGGTTTCCGGGGCCGGGATGGCTGCCATGATTGAGGATGCCTATCACGGACGTACCCCTGTTGAAGGCCGGGTGAGCGGCGTTGTTAAAGGTGGTTTCTCCGTGGAGGTGCTGGGCAAAAGAGCGTTTTGCCCGGTGAGCCAGATTGATGTCAAATACGTGGAAACCCCCGAGGATTACGAGGGCCAGACCCACCATTTCCTGATTACTCGGTATGAGGAAAAGGGCAGGAATATTGTTGTCTCCCGCAGGGAACTTCTCAAAGAACAGATCAGGGAAGAGCGTGAAGCATTCATGAAAGAACTGGCCGAAGGGGATACGGTTCAGGGCAAGGTGATTAAGCTGATGTCCTACGGCGCTTTTATTGAACTTGCACCTGGTGTGGAAGGCATGGCCCATATTTCCGAATTGAGCTGGTCCCGGGTGGAAAAGCCTGAAGAAGTGGTCCGGGTGGATGATATTTTGCCTGTCAAGGTGTTAAAGATTGAAAAACCCCTGTCCGACTCCCCCAAAATTTCCCTGTCCGTTAAACAGACCTCGGGTAACCCCTGGGATAACGTCGGCACCACGTTTAGCACAGGAGACCAGGTCAGCGGTAAAGTGGTCCGCCTGACCTCTTTCGGGGCTTTTGTGGAGATTGCCCCGGGCATTGACGGTCTGGTCCATATATCTGAAATGAGCCATGTGAAACGGGTCCTGCGTCCCGAGGACGAGGTCAGTGTCGGTGAGACCATTCAGGTGATGATCAAGGCCATTGACATGGACAGTAAGCGGATTTCACTAAGCATGAAAGATGCGGCCGGAGATCCCTGGACCGGTGTTCTGGCCAAATATCCCGCGGGCAGTGTCGTGGACGGTACCCTGGAGAAAAAGGAAGGCTTTGGACTGTTTATCCGTCTGGAACCCGGTATTACAGGTTTGATGCCCATGTCAAACCTGCGGCAATCCGCAAATGCAGGGAAAATTGAGTCTCTGAAACCCGGGGATGCTGTACAGGTTCTGGTTCAGGAGGTGGATGAGGATAACCGGCGTATGACCCTGGCCCCCCCGGACCAGAAATCCTCAGGCAATTGGAAGCAGTTTGCAAAAAGTGCCAAGGGTGGTTCTTCCTTTGGGTCCATGGAAAGCATTTTGCGCGCAGCTCTGGAAAAAAAGAAATAG
- the ybeY gene encoding rRNA maturation RNase YbeY, whose protein sequence is MENLKILIDNRQKEKLTTAPLYKKTEQILNALGCNNHEISIVITDDAQVRDLNRTYRGKDAPTNVLSFPMQEGEFSDITPGLLGDVVISLDTARAEAIAAGISTNERMSQLLIHGILHLIGFDHELGENQARHMEEKSLELLRLIEKNTALTAF, encoded by the coding sequence ATGGAAAATCTAAAGATACTGATAGACAATCGCCAAAAGGAGAAGCTGACAACAGCGCCCCTATACAAAAAGACCGAACAGATCTTAAACGCCTTGGGCTGTAATAACCACGAAATTTCCATTGTGATCACGGATGATGCCCAGGTCAGGGACCTGAACCGGACATACCGGGGCAAAGACGCTCCCACCAATGTACTCTCCTTTCCCATGCAGGAGGGAGAGTTTTCAGATATCACCCCAGGACTTCTCGGGGATGTGGTGATCTCCCTTGATACGGCACGGGCCGAGGCCATAGCAGCAGGAATTTCTACGAATGAACGGATGTCTCAATTGTTGATACACGGCATTCTTCATCTTATTGGATTTGACCACGAATTAGGTGAGAACCAGGCCCGGCACATGGAAGAAAAAAGCCTGGAACTTCTCAGGCTCATTGAAAAAAATACCGCTTTAACCGCATTTTAA
- a CDS encoding AAA family ATPase, whose amino-acid sequence MKIESIRLKNFKAFRNAELKDLPNFCVLVGANGTGKSSIFSIFGFLRDALTTNVTTALMKLGGSRGFQEVRSRNTEGSIEIELKFRPKPDSPLTTYFLQIGEKKGKGVVEREILKYRRGSSGQPWHFLDFTRGKGTAVTNELDSVTDVKDLDREEQTLKSSDILAVKGLAQFARFPAVMTLGNLIENWHVSDFHINKARPEQDAGYAEHLSSEGENLSLVIQYLYNHCPEIFNKILTLLKRRVPGITNVSSKTTEEGRVLLKFQDGQFEDPFLARYVSDGTIKMLAYLTLLYDPEPHPLLCVEEPENQLYPKLLWELAEEFRAYANRGGQVFVSTHSPDFLNATRIEEVFWLVKKEGYSEIRRAVDDEQIVAFMAAGDQMGYLWEQGFLEGVDPE is encoded by the coding sequence ATGAAAATTGAGTCAATACGGCTAAAAAATTTCAAAGCTTTTCGGAATGCAGAATTAAAGGATTTACCGAATTTCTGTGTTTTAGTCGGTGCTAACGGCACTGGAAAAAGCTCAATTTTTAGCATATTTGGTTTTCTTCGTGATGCCCTTACTACCAATGTAACCACTGCTTTAATGAAATTAGGAGGTAGTAGGGGATTTCAAGAGGTGCGTAGTAGAAACACTGAGGGGTCCATTGAAATTGAGCTTAAATTTCGACCAAAACCAGATAGCCCTTTAACCACATATTTTTTACAAATTGGCGAAAAAAAAGGAAAGGGTGTCGTTGAACGTGAAATATTAAAATATAGAAGGGGGAGTAGTGGTCAACCTTGGCATTTTCTTGATTTTACAAGAGGAAAAGGCACCGCTGTCACCAATGAGCTTGACTCTGTTACAGATGTAAAAGATCTAGATAGAGAAGAGCAAACTTTAAAATCATCAGACATCTTGGCCGTTAAAGGGTTAGCTCAATTTGCAAGATTTCCTGCAGTTATGACACTTGGTAATCTCATTGAAAATTGGCATGTTTCAGACTTTCATATTAACAAAGCTCGTCCCGAACAAGATGCTGGTTACGCAGAACATTTATCAAGTGAAGGCGAGAATTTATCTTTAGTAATTCAATATTTATATAATCATTGCCCTGAGATTTTTAATAAAATTCTAACCCTTCTAAAAAGAAGAGTTCCCGGGATTACAAATGTAAGTTCCAAAACAACCGAAGAGGGACGCGTACTTCTTAAATTTCAAGATGGTCAATTTGAAGATCCATTTCTTGCGCGTTATGTTTCTGATGGAACCATAAAAATGTTAGCCTATTTAACGCTTTTGTATGATCCTGAACCCCATCCTCTTTTATGTGTCGAAGAGCCTGAAAATCAACTTTACCCTAAACTATTATGGGAGCTTGCCGAAGAATTTCGTGCTTATGCCAATCGAGGCGGGCAAGTTTTTGTATCAACACATTCTCCTGATTTTTTAAACGCAACAAGAATAGAAGAGGTCTTTTGGCTTGTTAAAAAAGAGGGGTATTCTGAAATTCGACGAGCTGTTGATGATGAACAAATCGTCGCGTTTATGGCTGCAGGAGATCAGATGGGATATCTTTGGGAACAGGGTTTTCTAGAAGGGGTCGATCCAGAATGA
- a CDS encoding HAD family hydrolase, protein MSAMFITDFDGTLLTDHRRIRGRDLDTLAGLRSAGVVTVIATGRSLYSFRCALKHMALGPDQLPLDYLIFSTGAGIMAWPGDNLIRSRSIPKDQVLEIAACFDRLGFDYMIHKAIPDTSYFLYKFTSGRNADFERRIAMYPGFGTPLETAGTIYDQSTEVLAIVPGRFPREQLNALRRELSGYSVIQATSPLDHKSSWIEVFPLGVSKSASSQWLARHLGVGRGMVTAVGNDYNDEDLLDWAGQGFLMDNSPEVMKNKFLSLGSNNECGVSLVAKSAGLLN, encoded by the coding sequence ATGTCAGCAATGTTTATTACCGATTTTGACGGCACCCTGCTCACGGACCATCGGCGTATCCGTGGCCGGGATCTGGATACTCTGGCTGGGTTGAGATCTGCCGGTGTCGTCACAGTCATTGCTACAGGGCGCAGCCTTTATTCCTTCAGGTGCGCCCTTAAGCACATGGCGCTTGGCCCGGATCAGTTGCCCCTGGATTATCTGATTTTTTCCACAGGAGCCGGCATCATGGCCTGGCCCGGGGATAATTTGATTCGTTCGAGGTCCATTCCGAAAGACCAGGTTTTGGAAATTGCAGCATGCTTTGATCGTCTTGGCTTTGATTATATGATCCACAAGGCCATTCCCGATACCTCATATTTTTTGTATAAATTCACATCCGGCCGCAATGCGGATTTTGAGCGGCGAATAGCTATGTATCCGGGTTTTGGGACCCCACTTGAAACGGCCGGCACGATTTATGACCAGTCCACGGAAGTTCTGGCCATTGTGCCCGGCAGATTTCCCCGGGAGCAGCTCAATGCGCTTCGCCGTGAGCTGTCCGGATATAGCGTAATTCAAGCCACCTCTCCTTTGGATCATAAATCTTCGTGGATCGAAGTGTTTCCTTTGGGGGTAAGCAAGAGTGCATCATCCCAATGGCTGGCCCGGCATCTTGGTGTCGGTCGGGGAATGGTGACCGCCGTAGGGAACGATTACAATGACGAAGACCTTTTGGACTGGGCAGGGCAGGGCTTTTTGATGGATAACAGCCCGGAGGTCATGAAAAATAAGTTTTTATCTTTAGGCTCCAATAATGAATGCGGAGTGAGCCTGGTGGCAAAGTCGGCAGGACTTTTAAACTGA
- a CDS encoding HDIG domain-containing metalloprotein: MKKANNQGWLKQTWQALSSTPYLPPVLFLLVVGLFALAQTFDHTTESYVYKIGDVAGSDIKAPKDFFIEDKATNLAKMDYAKTSIRTVYDFDANLLKNITADITSAMHFGRQIFQPQDDAQGIVPPEFLDTSFSMALAFKPEFEKKLGVKISKGAFQILFNEKFSEEITGHLTTIIDTILTTGVVSNKEILLAEEEKGITLRTIQSHKERVIANLKVFYGPDQAKTMVRVVGQPILENVNYSLANLIVDICQRLLRPNITLNKNETEKRIREAQARIKPTLYQIKAGEMIIREGERVDELKLVKLNALSEQVEDKDVIMTIIGICMFTSLLLLVVYFLYLKDHPKLGRDMNKHMTFLTLGLLLYIGFTELAVYIAHASNPEMSGKIASRAIYMVVPLPAAAMITCIFLGFDIALYFSLILCSLCTISFGCGFQVFLFFFLSSITAAYWIKERNERHHFIVAGFKLALFNACLAIALGFFMPSQALPWGTLLKQVTMAIGGGVFAAILTVGFTPLIEVLFNYTTAAKLLEFSNLDQPLIKKLMIEAPGTYNHSVIVATLAEAAASAIHADSLKAKVMAYYHDIGKLDKTMYFIENQSDGRNRHDKLSPSMSALILIGHVKKGVEMAKKYKLGNEIVEGISQHHGTSLIKYFYNKSLKAGNENINEDDFRYPGPKPQTREAGIVMLADVAEAATRALERPTPSRIQGRVTELINDIFADGQLEECEMTLKDLHQIAKSFNTILTSIYHNRIEYTDKPQDKKQDKKQDKKNGKSKDTDRQSPKGEADNSAPIQKDRTDLKRLGL; this comes from the coding sequence ATGAAAAAAGCAAATAACCAGGGTTGGCTTAAGCAGACCTGGCAAGCCCTGTCATCAACCCCATATCTCCCGCCGGTTTTGTTTCTTCTGGTGGTGGGTCTGTTTGCCCTGGCCCAGACCTTTGACCATACCACTGAATCATATGTATATAAAATAGGGGATGTCGCAGGCAGTGACATCAAAGCACCCAAAGATTTCTTCATAGAAGACAAGGCCACCAACCTGGCCAAAATGGATTATGCCAAGACATCTATCCGGACTGTATATGATTTTGATGCCAACCTGCTAAAAAATATAACCGCCGACATTACATCGGCCATGCATTTCGGACGGCAGATATTCCAGCCACAGGACGATGCCCAGGGTATTGTCCCACCTGAATTTTTGGATACCTCCTTTTCCATGGCCCTGGCATTCAAACCCGAATTTGAAAAAAAGCTGGGCGTAAAAATTTCCAAAGGGGCATTCCAGATCCTGTTCAATGAAAAATTCTCCGAAGAGATTACAGGCCACCTTACTACCATTATTGACACTATTCTGACCACCGGGGTCGTAAGCAACAAAGAAATTCTTCTGGCCGAAGAAGAAAAAGGCATTACCCTGAGAACAATTCAGTCCCACAAGGAACGTGTTATTGCCAACCTCAAGGTGTTTTACGGACCAGATCAGGCCAAGACCATGGTAAGGGTTGTGGGACAACCCATCCTGGAAAACGTCAACTACAGTCTGGCCAACCTGATTGTGGATATCTGCCAACGGCTTTTGCGACCCAATATCACCCTGAATAAGAATGAAACGGAAAAACGGATCCGGGAAGCCCAGGCACGCATCAAGCCCACCCTTTACCAAATCAAGGCAGGCGAAATGATCATTCGGGAAGGGGAGCGGGTTGATGAACTCAAACTGGTCAAGCTCAACGCCCTAAGCGAACAGGTTGAGGATAAAGATGTTATCATGACCATTATCGGCATCTGTATGTTCACCAGCCTTTTACTTCTTGTGGTGTATTTCCTTTACCTCAAAGATCATCCAAAGCTTGGCCGGGACATGAACAAACACATGACCTTTCTGACCCTGGGCCTTTTGCTTTATATCGGATTTACCGAGCTTGCAGTGTACATTGCCCACGCCTCAAATCCGGAAATGTCCGGTAAAATAGCCTCAAGAGCAATATATATGGTGGTTCCTTTGCCGGCCGCAGCCATGATCACCTGCATTTTCCTGGGGTTTGACATTGCCCTGTATTTTTCTTTGATACTTTGCAGTTTATGCACCATATCCTTTGGCTGCGGGTTCCAGGTCTTTTTGTTCTTTTTTCTGTCCAGTATCACAGCGGCTTACTGGATCAAGGAACGCAACGAACGTCACCATTTCATTGTTGCCGGGTTCAAACTGGCGTTGTTCAATGCATGCCTTGCCATTGCTTTGGGATTTTTCATGCCTTCCCAGGCACTGCCCTGGGGAACATTGCTTAAGCAGGTGACAATGGCCATTGGCGGCGGTGTATTTGCGGCCATTCTTACAGTGGGATTCACCCCGTTAATCGAAGTCCTGTTCAATTACACCACAGCGGCAAAACTGCTGGAATTTTCAAATCTGGACCAGCCCCTGATTAAAAAATTAATGATTGAGGCCCCGGGCACTTACAATCACAGTGTCATTGTGGCAACCCTTGCGGAAGCGGCCGCATCCGCCATTCATGCCGACAGTCTCAAAGCCAAGGTCATGGCATATTACCATGACATCGGCAAACTGGACAAAACCATGTATTTCATTGAAAATCAATCTGACGGGCGGAACCGCCATGACAAACTGTCCCCCTCCATGTCCGCATTGATCCTCATTGGCCATGTTAAAAAGGGCGTGGAAATGGCCAAAAAATACAAACTGGGCAATGAAATTGTGGAAGGCATCAGCCAGCACCACGGCACATCCCTGATAAAATATTTTTATAACAAAAGTCTGAAAGCCGGAAATGAAAACATTAATGAAGATGATTTCAGATACCCAGGCCCCAAACCCCAGACAAGAGAGGCGGGCATTGTCATGCTCGCGGATGTAGCAGAAGCTGCAACCCGGGCACTTGAGCGTCCTACTCCGTCCAGAATCCAGGGCCGTGTAACAGAGCTGATCAATGACATATTTGCCGACGGACAGCTTGAAGAGTGTGAAATGACCCTGAAAGATCTGCACCAGATCGCCAAGAGTTTCAACACGATTTTAACCTCAATTTATCACAATCGCATCGAGTACACGGACAAGCCCCAGGATAAAAAGCAAGACAAAAAGCAGGACAAAAAGAATGGAAAATCTAAAGATACTGATAGACAATCGCCAAAAGGAGAAGCTGACAACAGCGCCCCTATACAAAAAGACCGAACAGATCTTAAACGCCTTGGGCTGTAA
- a CDS encoding pyridoxine 5'-phosphate synthase: MAELAVNVDHVATLRQARGAKYPEPVQAALAAETAGADAIVVHLREDRRHIQERDVRLISQTIKTRLILEMAATSEMLGIALDIKPETVTLVPEKRQEVTTEGGLDVITHMEHIRQAVITLKNAGIKVCIFIDPDLDQIKMAHKIDADSIEIHTGAFCDATTPYDREREYARIVDAAKIGARLNLGVHAGHGICYHSIKAFKGLPEITEYSIGHAIISKAVMTGMDTAVRDMVQLIQHI, encoded by the coding sequence ATGGCTGAATTAGCAGTAAATGTAGACCATGTGGCTACCCTGCGCCAGGCAAGAGGTGCCAAATACCCGGAACCGGTTCAAGCAGCCCTGGCCGCAGAAACCGCCGGGGCAGATGCCATTGTGGTACATCTGCGGGAAGACCGCCGCCACATCCAGGAACGAGATGTCCGGCTGATTTCCCAGACAATAAAAACCCGGTTGATACTTGAAATGGCAGCCACCAGTGAAATGTTGGGCATTGCCCTGGACATCAAACCCGAAACCGTCACTCTGGTACCTGAAAAAAGACAAGAGGTTACCACCGAAGGCGGACTTGATGTAATTACCCATATGGAACACATCCGCCAGGCCGTAATCACCCTGAAAAATGCCGGAATCAAGGTCTGCATTTTCATTGACCCAGACCTGGATCAGATCAAAATGGCCCACAAAATTGATGCTGATTCCATTGAAATCCATACCGGTGCATTCTGCGATGCCACAACGCCGTATGACCGGGAAAGGGAATATGCAAGGATTGTGGATGCGGCAAAAATCGGTGCCCGCCTGAACTTAGGCGTTCATGCCGGACACGGAATTTGCTACCATTCAATCAAGGCATTTAAGGGACTGCCGGAAATTACTGAATACAGCATCGGACATGCCATCATCTCAAAGGCTGTCATGACAGGCATGGATACAGCAGTCAGGGATATGGTGCAATTAATTCAACATATTTGA
- a CDS encoding DUF4276 family protein gives MRTFVFFLEEPSAKEMLQGILHRILPDDIFPHYVIFRGKQDLEKNLKIKLRAWKLPNCSFVVMRDQDSGDCKEIKENLANICEEAGRKGVLIRIACHELESFYLGDLAAVEKGLDLKGLERKKEQRKFRDPDLLANPSEEMFKLTNNIYDKISGSRAIAPFLDLESNSSRSFNTLISGIKNLIIAERNDNN, from the coding sequence ATGAGGACCTTCGTTTTTTTTCTTGAAGAGCCTTCTGCCAAAGAAATGCTTCAAGGTATCCTTCACCGTATTTTACCGGATGATATCTTTCCCCACTATGTTATTTTTCGAGGCAAACAAGATTTAGAAAAAAATCTTAAGATAAAGTTGCGCGCTTGGAAATTGCCAAATTGCAGTTTCGTTGTCATGCGAGATCAAGATTCAGGTGATTGCAAAGAAATCAAGGAGAATTTAGCCAATATTTGTGAGGAGGCTGGTAGAAAAGGAGTCCTGATCAGAATCGCCTGTCATGAGTTGGAAAGCTTTTATTTGGGGGATTTAGCTGCTGTAGAAAAGGGTCTTGATTTAAAAGGCCTTGAAAGGAAAAAAGAACAACGAAAATTCAGAGACCCTGATCTACTGGCCAACCCTTCAGAAGAAATGTTCAAGCTTACCAATAACATTTATGATAAAATATCCGGTTCCCGTGCAATTGCTCCCTTTTTAGATTTAGAATCTAATTCCTCCAGAAGCTTTAACACATTAATTTCCGGAATCAAAAATTTGATCATCGCCGAACGAAATGACAATAATTAA
- a CDS encoding AAA family ATPase: MKRIPYAVSSFEQIINDGYYYVDKTRYIAELENWQVPVFLRPRRFGKSLWCSTLACYYDINLKDKFDALFGRTWIGRHPTLLKNSFMVLMSIMKH, from the coding sequence ATGAAAAGAATCCCTTATGCCGTCAGCAGCTTTGAGCAAATTATCAATGACGGCTATTATTATGTGGACAAGACCCGTTACATAGCCGAGCTTGAAAATTGGCAGGTGCCTGTCTTTCTGCGTCCCCGCCGTTTTGGTAAAAGCCTTTGGTGTTCCACCCTGGCGTGTTATTATGACATCAACCTCAAAGATAAATTTGACGCTCTTTTTGGGCGGACCTGGATAGGCCGGCATCCGACCTTGTTAAAAAACAGTTTTATGGTTCTGATGAGTATAATGAAACATTAG
- a CDS encoding PhoH family protein: MKNLEFQNITLAQKLFGTHNANLEKIARAFDVKINSRGGAISVSGSEKQTDRAIDLISRLYDLMEEKIRLTPAVLDASINAVKQGGATSLKKIFTTTIVVTAKNKPITPRTPTQLAYTEAIKSNDILFGIGPAGTGKTYLAMAMAVAAFTKGDVEKIILTRPAVEAGEALGFLPGDLAEKINPYLRPLYDALYDMLDFEKARAYIEQETIEIAPIAFMRGRTLNNAFIILDEAQNTTSQQMKMFLTRIGYGSKAIITGDITQTDLPGGKKSGLVEARKLLGRIKGISFIEFSKEDVVRHRLVSDIISAYEKSK, encoded by the coding sequence ATGAAAAATCTTGAGTTTCAGAATATTACACTTGCCCAAAAACTCTTTGGGACACACAATGCCAACCTGGAAAAAATAGCCCGGGCCTTTGATGTCAAAATAAACTCAAGGGGGGGGGCAATTTCGGTCAGTGGTTCAGAAAAACAGACAGACAGAGCAATCGATCTGATCAGCCGGCTTTATGACCTTATGGAAGAAAAAATACGGCTGACCCCTGCTGTTCTGGATGCATCCATCAATGCGGTTAAACAGGGTGGGGCCACCTCCTTGAAAAAAATTTTTACCACGACAATAGTGGTAACGGCCAAGAACAAGCCCATTACACCCCGAACCCCGACCCAGCTGGCATACACCGAAGCCATAAAATCCAATGACATCCTTTTCGGCATCGGTCCGGCCGGTACCGGGAAAACATACCTTGCCATGGCCATGGCCGTTGCCGCGTTCACAAAAGGCGATGTAGAAAAAATTATCCTCACCCGCCCTGCCGTGGAAGCAGGAGAGGCATTAGGTTTTCTTCCCGGCGATCTAGCTGAAAAAATAAATCCATATTTGCGGCCTCTGTATGATGCCCTTTATGATATGCTTGATTTTGAAAAAGCCAGAGCCTATATTGAGCAGGAAACTATTGAGATCGCACCCATTGCATTTATGAGGGGCAGAACCCTGAACAATGCATTTATCATCCTGGACGAGGCCCAGAATACCACCTCCCAGCAGATGAAAATGTTTTTGACCCGGATTGGATACGGTTCAAAAGCCATTATCACGGGTGATATTACCCAGACAGACCTGCCCGGAGGAAAAAAATCAGGGTTGGTCGAGGCCAGAAAGCTGCTTGGCCGGATAAAGGGGATCTCATTTATAGAATTCTCAAAGGAAGATGTTGTCAGGCACCGACTGGTATCCGACATCATAAGCGCTTATGAAAAAAGCAAATAA
- a CDS encoding CvpA family protein — MNFFDLCVLIIVGFCLVRGGFKGLVREISGIVGVVAGFYGANTYYPQLIPYIDSWISSPQLQKLICFFLLFCLILIAVGILAALIHKLLNIVFLGWVNRSFGVVFGAAKGILIATVLFITVTTFVPNGSDHIAASRTAPYLAQVADALTLFISRNIKTDFSKELEGLRKTWKQ; from the coding sequence ATGAACTTTTTTGACCTTTGCGTATTGATCATTGTGGGCTTTTGCCTTGTTCGGGGCGGTTTTAAAGGCCTGGTCCGGGAAATTTCCGGTATCGTGGGGGTTGTGGCCGGTTTCTACGGGGCCAATACCTATTATCCCCAGTTGATTCCTTATATTGATTCATGGATTTCATCACCACAGCTTCAAAAGCTTATCTGCTTTTTTTTATTGTTTTGTCTGATTCTCATTGCTGTGGGGATTTTGGCCGCCCTGATTCACAAATTGCTGAACATTGTATTTTTAGGCTGGGTGAATAGATCATTCGGTGTTGTTTTCGGGGCTGCCAAAGGCATACTTATCGCAACGGTCCTTTTTATAACGGTCACAACTTTTGTACCCAACGGCAGTGATCATATTGCAGCGTCCCGCACGGCACCCTACCTTGCCCAGGTTGCTGATGCCCTTACCCTGTTTATTTCCCGGAACATCAAAACGGATTTCAGTAAAGAGTTGGAAGGATTAAGAAAAACGTGGAAACAATAA
- a CDS encoding response regulator, giving the protein MHQETLLIIDDEISIRESLAFLFEDEGYRVFTAENGHMGLDLFFRENVDVVITDLRMPVMDGLEVMRTIHESDPDLPMIVISGAGKKQDVIQALKMGAKDYISKPIIDLDIIIHTVSKVFENRRLAYENKVYSERLEKSEKQYRTITEQIAEGVFTVDAQENITFVNPAFCKMTGFPTDKLLSMNLEQISTRDSFLTILEQTQLRKKGKNGRYEIQLVRANKHPIHVELTCSPINQSNDQTYTGAIIMARDISRRIELQRQYEQFITCSQDMPEHAIAICANCKKIRGKDDLWKNIEKAFDHLIFSHGICPDCCEKLYPDLNFEETKDDPGFKKVED; this is encoded by the coding sequence ATGCACCAGGAAACGCTTCTCATTATAGACGATGAGATCTCCATCAGAGAAAGCCTGGCATTTCTATTCGAGGATGAGGGATACCGGGTTTTTACGGCAGAAAACGGGCATATGGGGCTGGATCTGTTTTTCCGGGAAAACGTGGACGTAGTCATCACGGATCTGCGAATGCCGGTTATGGACGGCCTTGAGGTCATGCGCACCATCCATGAATCCGACCCGGATCTGCCCATGATTGTCATTTCAGGCGCCGGTAAAAAACAGGATGTCATTCAGGCACTTAAAATGGGTGCCAAGGACTATATTTCCAAGCCCATAATTGACTTGGACATTATTATCCATACGGTAAGCAAAGTATTTGAAAACCGGCGACTGGCTTACGAAAACAAGGTCTACAGCGAACGGCTGGAAAAAAGCGAAAAACAGTACAGGACCATTACCGAACAAATTGCAGAAGGCGTATTCACCGTAGATGCCCAGGAGAATATCACCTTTGTCAATCCGGCCTTCTGCAAAATGACGGGCTTTCCGACCGACAAACTCTTATCAATGAACCTTGAGCAAATCTCTACCCGGGACAGCTTTTTGACTATACTTGAACAGACCCAGCTCCGGAAAAAAGGCAAAAACGGCCGCTATGAAATTCAACTGGTGCGTGCAAACAAACACCCCATACATGTGGAACTAACCTGCAGTCCCATCAATCAGAGTAATGATCAGACTTACACCGGTGCCATTATCATGGCCAGGGATATATCCCGTCGCATTGAACTTCAGCGCCAATACGAACAATTCATTACATGTTCCCAGGATATGCCCGAGCATGCCATTGCCATCTGCGCCAACTGCAAAAAAATCAGGGGAAAAGACGATCTGTGGAAAAATATTGAAAAAGCGTTTGATCACTTGATATTTTCCCACGGAATCTGCCCGGACTGCTGCGAGAAACTTTACCCAGACCTCAATTTTGAAGAAACAAAAGATGATCCGGGCTTTAAAAAGGTTGAGGATTAG